From one Paenibacillus sp. FSL K6-1330 genomic stretch:
- a CDS encoding carbohydrate ABC transporter permease produces the protein MKTFSFSKTIMYALITVYSALCLLPMLLVLMISVTDEDAILKNGYSLFPEEFSLYAYKLIFTGGSQVMQSYGISIFVTIVGTVLAILITSMAGYTLANKNVKYRNPMALYFFITMIFSAGIVPWYLMNRSLGLTNNIFALIIPSLLFSPFNLFLVRNFMSGIPDSLRESANIDGASDITIAFRIYLPLCKPVLATIALFYGLDYWNNWWNAIMLIDSKDLYPLQFMLLQMQSEISMLNEMTMLAGTSDITLPSESVKMATAIVTIGPIVLLYPYLQKYFVKGLVIGSVKG, from the coding sequence GTGAAGACGTTTTCATTCAGCAAGACGATTATGTATGCTCTCATTACGGTTTATTCGGCGCTTTGTTTGCTTCCAATGCTTCTGGTTTTAATGATCTCGGTCACGGATGAGGATGCCATATTGAAGAACGGATACAGCCTTTTCCCGGAGGAGTTCTCTTTGTATGCCTATAAGCTAATCTTTACAGGGGGTTCCCAGGTCATGCAGAGCTACGGTATTTCCATCTTCGTCACAATTGTTGGTACGGTGCTGGCGATTCTGATTACGTCCATGGCTGGCTATACGTTGGCGAACAAAAATGTGAAATACCGCAATCCAATGGCGCTCTATTTCTTTATTACCATGATTTTTTCCGCGGGAATTGTTCCCTGGTATCTGATGAATCGGTCGCTTGGATTGACCAATAACATCTTCGCTTTGATCATTCCGTCGCTGCTGTTCAGCCCGTTCAACCTCTTCCTTGTGCGGAATTTCATGAGCGGGATTCCCGACTCGCTGCGAGAGTCGGCAAACATAGACGGGGCCAGCGATATTACGATTGCCTTCCGGATCTATCTTCCTTTATGCAAACCGGTATTGGCGACGATTGCGCTATTCTACGGACTTGATTACTGGAACAATTGGTGGAATGCAATCATGTTGATTGACAGCAAGGATTTGTACCCGCTGCAATTTATGCTACTGCAAATGCAATCGGAGATCAGCATGCTGAACGAGATGACGATGCTGGCCGGAACAAGCGACATCACGCTTCCTTCAGAATCGGTCAAGATGGCAACAGCGATCGTGACGATCGGGCCGATCGTCTTACTCTATCCGTATTTGCAAAAGTACTTCGTGAAAGGCCTGGTTATTGGTTCTGTCAAAGGCTGA
- a CDS encoding extracellular solute-binding protein has product MKKYGVFLLAVVLVLSTLIGCGKGDNSSVSNSENNDKPANTVKIKYLVPGTEPKDYKEVFQKVNEKLAADGVGVEVEKIYIPWDAWDQKLNLMLSTGEDFDLFHVMQDRTPFSSYYNRGALADITDAIEKHGENLKKYIPDDIFDGAKIDGKYYAVPSYWVEMASEGQFNIRRDILAENNLEEPTTPAELISAWEIVMKNWKGSNKPYLGTRADFDPIYLHTSILHRTYDTFPFTVRDKFFYVNQSGEVKSWIETEEFKKDASFMRELYTKGITNPDILVMKQEQVDAQLDSGEWFVRLGTGGSLNGLKKYNPEATVNDIGVVWFNPEKEYMRPLTFKNGNAVPVNSKNPEAAVKFMDWMLASQENYDLVQYGIEGKHYTKDGETGFKPIKDPNNNNNPGFRGSDSQNGNVNFMRFDLENSIPDNNKVLFEPNPNAINSIAANFIFDPTNVRAEYTNILSEASASITPIYMGVQEYDKAFPAALEKMRKAGLDKVVAEYQKQFQEYQASLK; this is encoded by the coding sequence ATGAAAAAGTATGGTGTGTTTCTATTGGCTGTGGTTCTTGTGCTTTCGACTTTAATTGGATGCGGTAAGGGAGACAATTCTTCAGTCTCCAATTCAGAGAATAATGACAAGCCTGCCAATACGGTCAAAATCAAATATTTAGTTCCAGGCACAGAGCCGAAAGACTACAAGGAAGTGTTCCAAAAGGTCAATGAGAAGCTGGCTGCGGACGGTGTCGGCGTTGAGGTGGAAAAAATATATATACCGTGGGATGCGTGGGATCAGAAACTGAACTTAATGCTGTCCACTGGGGAAGATTTCGACCTGTTCCACGTCATGCAGGACCGCACGCCGTTCTCGAGCTACTATAACCGCGGTGCACTGGCAGATATCACGGATGCGATCGAAAAGCATGGAGAAAATCTGAAGAAATATATTCCTGATGATATCTTCGACGGAGCTAAAATCGATGGCAAGTATTATGCCGTTCCCTCTTATTGGGTTGAAATGGCGAGTGAAGGTCAATTCAATATTCGTCGTGACATTCTCGCTGAGAATAATCTCGAAGAGCCGACGACTCCAGCTGAATTGATCAGCGCTTGGGAGATTGTCATGAAGAACTGGAAGGGAAGCAATAAGCCCTATCTTGGCACTCGCGCTGACTTTGACCCGATCTACCTGCATACGTCCATCCTGCACAGGACTTATGACACGTTCCCGTTTACCGTGAGGGATAAGTTCTTTTATGTGAATCAAAGCGGTGAGGTCAAGTCTTGGATTGAGACCGAAGAGTTCAAGAAAGATGCGTCTTTCATGCGCGAGCTGTACACAAAGGGTATTACCAATCCCGATATCCTGGTCATGAAGCAGGAGCAGGTAGATGCACAACTCGACAGCGGTGAATGGTTCGTCCGTTTGGGAACTGGCGGAAGCTTGAACGGGCTCAAGAAGTACAATCCAGAAGCCACTGTAAACGATATCGGCGTTGTATGGTTTAACCCGGAGAAAGAATATATGCGTCCGCTCACCTTCAAGAACGGAAATGCCGTACCGGTAAATAGCAAAAATCCGGAAGCGGCCGTCAAATTCATGGATTGGATGCTGGCAAGTCAGGAAAATTATGATCTTGTACAATATGGCATTGAAGGCAAGCACTACACCAAGGACGGTGAGACGGGCTTTAAGCCGATCAAAGATCCGAATAACAATAATAATCCGGGGTTTAGAGGTTCTGATTCGCAAAACGGCAACGTAAACTTCATGCGATTTGACTTGGAGAACAGCATTCCAGATAACAACAAAGTCTTGTTTGAGCCAAATCCGAATGCAATCAATAGTATCGCGGCGAACTTTATTTTTGACCCGACGAATGTAAGGGCTGAATACACCAATATTTTGTCGGAAGCTTCGGCAAGCATCACTCCGATTTATATGGGTGTCCAAGAATACGATAAGGCCTTCCCGGCTGCACTAGAAAAAATGAGGAAAGCCGGTCTGGATAAAGTGGTTGCTGAATACCAGAAGCAATTCCAGGAGTATCAAGCTTCACTTAAATAA